Below is a genomic region from Triticum dicoccoides isolate Atlit2015 ecotype Zavitan chromosome 5A, WEW_v2.0, whole genome shotgun sequence.
TCTGTTTCGGAATGTCAAGAAGAGATTGTTCTCATACAGAAAAATGAATGCTGACGGGGTCATAAACTTCTCAATACTGATTTCAATTAGCTCAGAACTTCGTACCTTCATGAAGAAGAAGCTATTAGGCTTACAAAACAGTAAAAGTTACAAGATAAGTATAATAAACTGATGTATCGTGTCATACATCAAGTATCTGAAGGTTCTCGTCTTCTTGCTTCACAAGGAGCTTCTCATTGAATTGCTCGATAAAATCAATTTTCTTGCCGCGGTGCAACAAGTGCTTGAATAATTTGAGTGGCTTTCCATCTTCAATAGATAATATCCTCAAAGGAACATAACTTGGCGTTCGATCATATATTAAGAGCATAATTCCTGGACTGAAAGGAGAAATCAAAGGAATAACTTGACATGGTTCGAATATGAAAACGAAAAATATAATAAACAAGGAAAAGGGTGCAGACCTAATCTTTATCTCCTGCACATTGGTATCAGGTATTGAATATAGAAAGGAATAGTTCTTCAGATCAAAAACCTTGTAGATACTGCCAGAAAAAGTATGACCATTACAACAGTAAACATTGTTTAGTGCACATTATAATGTGACGAATGTTTAAGAAGGCATACCCATCCTGGGCCGAGTAAGTGAGTACTTTTCCATTTACATCATCAAACTCAACAAAGCCAGGCCACTTTAGAGATTCCGATTCAAAAAGAGGAAACCCAGCATCTAATTGGTCCCTCCTTATATACCTGAAAGAACGCATATATATTGAACATATAAGAACTTTAGTAAGTTAACTGTATTCAATGAAAATAGCGACATTATCatgaaaaagtaaaaaaaaactaaATATGCAATTGCATAACTTGTACATATAGAAAATCACAGGTAAcagtaaaatatactccctccgttcctaaatatttgtctttctagagatttcaacaagtgactatatacggagcaaaatgagtgtatctacactctaaaatatgtctacatacatccgtatgttgtagtctgtttgaaatgtctagaaagacaaatatttaggaacggagggaatatatAAGAGTGTTTCTTGACAAGTTACAGATTAAGGCATTAGCATATGCTCTTACTCGATTGGGGTTGTTCTGCACTTCAATGTGCTAAAATGGTCTGATGCATAAACTGAGACAGTAATAAGTGAATCGTTGTTCTTGTTGTAGAACAAACTCCGGATCACTTCGTCCGGGCTTAAATTCAAGAAGGATAACCGCTTATTTGTTACTGCAGAAGCAAAAACACAATGCAAGAGGTCAAATAACATCACTGGTCTTCATCACTGCCTGTCAAATACAGACACGTTTTACAGGAGGTGCAAATACCTACCTCGACTAAAAGCAGCACAAAGCCCAGAGTGAGCAAGAGCAAATATAATATCTTTTGCTGCGACGATCTCAATAATTTTGGATCTTTTTTTGAGAAACTGTAGCTTCACAAATAGGTGAGCATCATGATCATATGTGTCAAACTCTTCCTGCACCAAATATATATTAATAATGTCAGTCTACTCATATTTAGATGATTCATATTAAGAGGAACATGTAATGTAGTTTTTTCTCAATTAAGAACCCCATACAGGACGAGCAATTATACATACTGGAAGCTATTTATGATGTCGCTTTACTCTTATTTAGATGATTCATATTAAGAGGAAAATATAATGTAATTTTTCCCAAATAAGAATAACATAAAAGGTGAGCAATTGTACATAGTGGAAgtcttagtactccctctgttcataaatataagatgttttggatatt
It encodes:
- the LOC119300687 gene encoding uncharacterized protein LOC119300687, coding for MDGPKRSLLRVRLRVTARRRGGHGADRAGPGGGTGGERKRRMDAPLINSAAKLQRREIGGRQLAARGGGAAAAVPERFRNMQLQEEFDTYDHDAHLFVKLQFLKKRSKIIEIVAAKDIIFALAHSGLCAAFSRVTNKRLSFLNLSPDEVIRSLFYNKNNDSLITVSVYASDHFSTLKCRTTPIEYIRRDQLDAGFPLFESESLKWPGFVEFDDVNGKVLTYSAQDGIYKVFDLKNYSFLYSIPDTNVQEIKISPGIMLLIYDRTPSYVPLRILSIEDGKPLKLFKHLLHRGKKIDFIEQFNEKLLVKQEDENLQILDVRSSELIEISIEKFMTPSAFIFLYENNLFLTFRNRTVAVWNFRGELVTSFEDHLLWHQDCSTNNIYITTDQDLIISYCKSDAAADDGTASSIGSINMSDIMTGKCIAKIAANDPALSIAPRKNGSPSIWSSIPEALEDVTALFYDEDRNEIYTGNSQGLVHVWSS